In Bos mutus isolate GX-2022 chromosome 10, NWIPB_WYAK_1.1, whole genome shotgun sequence, a single window of DNA contains:
- the PIF1 gene encoding ATP-dependent DNA helicase PIF1 isoform X1, with protein MILYSQNLKVSSVLLLPAGRLFSTGSSECWHKPAEAAAMLSGTQAAAAECEDGELRCRVAVEELSPGGQPRRRQSLRTAELSLGRNERRELMLRLQAPGPAGRPRCFPVRAARLFTRFAAAGRSTLRFPADSTPRASAVQLLLSDCPPDRLRRFLHTLRLKLAAAPGPGPASARTQLLGPRPRDFISISPVQPEELRRAAATRVTDTTPVKRPTEPRAGAKPRTEVTRWPLPVKRLRLPPTKPELSKEQAAVLRAVLKGQSIFFTGSAGTGKSYLLKRILGSLPPTGTVATASTGVAACHIGGTTLHAFAGIGSGQAPLAQCVALAQRPGVRQGWLNCQRLVIDEISMVEADLFDKLEAVARAVRQQNKPFGGIQLIICGDFLQLPPVTKGSQLPQFCFQAKSWRRCVPVTLELTEVWRQTDKTFISLLQAVRLGRCSDEVTRQLRATAAHKVGRDGIVATRLCTHQDDVALTNERQLQELPGEVHSFEAMDSDPQQARTLDAQCPVSQLLQLKLGAQVMLVKNLAVSRGLVNGARGVVVGFEAEGRGLPQVRFLCGVTEVIRADRWTVQTTGGQLLSRQQLPLQLAWAISIHKSQGMSLDCVEMSLGRVFASGQAYVALSRARSLQGLRVLDFDPMVVRCDPRVLSFYATLWRDRALSLESPDDEEGTSDQENMDPNL; from the exons ATGATTCTCTACTCCCAGAATTTGAAAGTTTCCAGTGTGCTACTACTGCCTGCAGGCCGACTTTTCTCAACTGGTTCGTCCGAGTGCTGGCACAA ACCTGCAGAGGCGGCGGCGATGCTTTCCGGCACCCAGGCAGCGGCCGCAGAATGCGAGGACGGAGAACTGCGGTGCCGTGTGGCAGTGGAGGAGCTGAGCCCCGGTGGGCAGCCGCGAAGGCGCCAGTCCCTACGCACCGCGGAGCTGAGCCTGGGTCGTAACGAGCGCCGCGAGTTGATGCTGAGGCTGCAGGCGCCCGGGCCCGCTGGGCGGCCGCGCTGCTTCCCCGTGCGCGCCGCGCGCCTCTTCACCCGCTTCGCTGCAGCCGGGCGCAGCACTCTGCGGTTCCCCGCCGACAGCACTCCCCGGGCCAGCGCCGTCCAGCTGCTGCTCTCCGATTGCCCCCCGGACCGCCTGCGCCGCTTCCTGCACACGCTGCGCCTCAAGCTGGCGGCGGCCCCGGGTCCCGGGCCGGCCTCCGCCCGCACGCAGCTGCTTGGCCCGCGGCCCCGCGACTTCATCAGCATCAGCCCCGTGCAGCCCGAGGAGTTGCGGCGTGCGGCGGCCACCCGGGTCACGGATACCACGCCGGTGAAGCGGCCCACGGAACCTCGGGCGGGAGCCAAGCCCCGCACC GAAGTCACAAGGTGGCCCCTGCCTGTGAAGAGGCTGAGATTGCCTCCCACCAAACCAGAGCTTTCCAAGGAACAGGCTGCTGTCCTGAGGGCTGTCCTGAAAGGCCAGAGCATTTTCTTCACTGGAAGTGCAG ggacggggaagtcttACCTGCTGAAGCGTATCCTGGGCTCACTGCCTCCCACAGGCACTGTGGCCACTGCCAGCACTGGGGTGGCAGCCTGCCACATCGGGGGTACTACCCTCCATGCCTTTGCAG GTATTGGCTcgggccaggctcccctggcccagTGTGTGGCCCTGGCCCAGCGGCCCGGTGTGCGGCAGGGTTGGCTGAACTGCCAGCGGCTAGTCATTGATGAGATCTCCATGGTGGAAGCGGACCTGTTTGACAAGCTGGAGGCCGTGGCCAG AGCTGTCCGGCAGCAGAATAAGCCATTCGGAGGGATCCAGCTCATCATCTGTGGGGACTTCCTGCAGCTGCCACCTGTAACCAAGGGATCCCAGCTCCCGCAGTTCTGCTTCCAG GCCAAGAGCTGGAGGAGGTGTGTCCCAGTGACCCTGGAACTGACTGAGGTGTGGAGGCAAACAGACAAGACCTTCATCTCTCTGCTGCAAGCTGTGCGGCTGGGCAG GTGCTCAGATGAAGTCACCCGCCAGCTCCGGGCCACAGCTGCCCACAAGGTGGGGCGAGATGGGATTGTGGCCACAAGGCTCTGCACCCACCAGGATGACGTGGCCCTTACCAATGAGAGGCAGCTGCAGGAACTACCAG GCGAAGTACACAGCTTTGAGGCCATGGACAGTGACCCTCAGCAAGCCCGGACCCTGGATGCCCAGTGTCCTGTTAGCCAGCTCCTTCAGCTAAAGCTGGGGGCCCAG GTGATGCTGGTGAAGAACTTGGCAGTGTCTCGGGGCTTGGTGAATGGTGCCCGAGGGGTGGTAGTCGGGTTCGAGGCCGAGGGGAGAG GGCTGCCCCAGGTACGGTTCCTGTGTGGAGTCACCGAGGTCATCCGTGCTGACCGCTGGACGGTGCAGACCACTGGAGGCCAGCTCCTCAGCCGGCAGCAGCTGCCCTTGCAGCTGGCCTGGGCCATTTCCATTCACAAGAGCCAG ggcATGTCCCTGGATTGTGTGGAGATGTCTCTGGGCCGTGTGTTTGCCAGCGGCCAGGCCTACGTGGCCCTTTCCCGGGCCCGCAGCCTGCAGGGCCTCCGTGTGTTGGACTTTGACCCCATGGTGGTTCGCTGTGACCCCCGCGTGCTGAGCTTCTATGCTACCCTGTGGCGGGACAGGGCCCTCAGCCTG GAGTCCCCAGATGATGAAGAAGGAACCTCAGACCAGGAGAACATGGACCCGAACCTTTGA
- the PIF1 gene encoding ATP-dependent DNA helicase PIF1 isoform X2, whose product MLSGTQAAAAECEDGELRCRVAVEELSPGGQPRRRQSLRTAELSLGRNERRELMLRLQAPGPAGRPRCFPVRAARLFTRFAAAGRSTLRFPADSTPRASAVQLLLSDCPPDRLRRFLHTLRLKLAAAPGPGPASARTQLLGPRPRDFISISPVQPEELRRAAATRVTDTTPVKRPTEPRAGAKPRTEVTRWPLPVKRLRLPPTKPELSKEQAAVLRAVLKGQSIFFTGSAGTGKSYLLKRILGSLPPTGTVATASTGVAACHIGGTTLHAFAGIGSGQAPLAQCVALAQRPGVRQGWLNCQRLVIDEISMVEADLFDKLEAVARAVRQQNKPFGGIQLIICGDFLQLPPVTKGSQLPQFCFQAKSWRRCVPVTLELTEVWRQTDKTFISLLQAVRLGRCSDEVTRQLRATAAHKVGRDGIVATRLCTHQDDVALTNERQLQELPGEVHSFEAMDSDPQQARTLDAQCPVSQLLQLKLGAQVMLVKNLAVSRGLVNGARGVVVGFEAEGRGLPQVRFLCGVTEVIRADRWTVQTTGGQLLSRQQLPLQLAWAISIHKSQGMSLDCVEMSLGRVFASGQAYVALSRARSLQGLRVLDFDPMVVRCDPRVLSFYATLWRDRALSLESPDDEEGTSDQENMDPNL is encoded by the exons ATGCTTTCCGGCACCCAGGCAGCGGCCGCAGAATGCGAGGACGGAGAACTGCGGTGCCGTGTGGCAGTGGAGGAGCTGAGCCCCGGTGGGCAGCCGCGAAGGCGCCAGTCCCTACGCACCGCGGAGCTGAGCCTGGGTCGTAACGAGCGCCGCGAGTTGATGCTGAGGCTGCAGGCGCCCGGGCCCGCTGGGCGGCCGCGCTGCTTCCCCGTGCGCGCCGCGCGCCTCTTCACCCGCTTCGCTGCAGCCGGGCGCAGCACTCTGCGGTTCCCCGCCGACAGCACTCCCCGGGCCAGCGCCGTCCAGCTGCTGCTCTCCGATTGCCCCCCGGACCGCCTGCGCCGCTTCCTGCACACGCTGCGCCTCAAGCTGGCGGCGGCCCCGGGTCCCGGGCCGGCCTCCGCCCGCACGCAGCTGCTTGGCCCGCGGCCCCGCGACTTCATCAGCATCAGCCCCGTGCAGCCCGAGGAGTTGCGGCGTGCGGCGGCCACCCGGGTCACGGATACCACGCCGGTGAAGCGGCCCACGGAACCTCGGGCGGGAGCCAAGCCCCGCACC GAAGTCACAAGGTGGCCCCTGCCTGTGAAGAGGCTGAGATTGCCTCCCACCAAACCAGAGCTTTCCAAGGAACAGGCTGCTGTCCTGAGGGCTGTCCTGAAAGGCCAGAGCATTTTCTTCACTGGAAGTGCAG ggacggggaagtcttACCTGCTGAAGCGTATCCTGGGCTCACTGCCTCCCACAGGCACTGTGGCCACTGCCAGCACTGGGGTGGCAGCCTGCCACATCGGGGGTACTACCCTCCATGCCTTTGCAG GTATTGGCTcgggccaggctcccctggcccagTGTGTGGCCCTGGCCCAGCGGCCCGGTGTGCGGCAGGGTTGGCTGAACTGCCAGCGGCTAGTCATTGATGAGATCTCCATGGTGGAAGCGGACCTGTTTGACAAGCTGGAGGCCGTGGCCAG AGCTGTCCGGCAGCAGAATAAGCCATTCGGAGGGATCCAGCTCATCATCTGTGGGGACTTCCTGCAGCTGCCACCTGTAACCAAGGGATCCCAGCTCCCGCAGTTCTGCTTCCAG GCCAAGAGCTGGAGGAGGTGTGTCCCAGTGACCCTGGAACTGACTGAGGTGTGGAGGCAAACAGACAAGACCTTCATCTCTCTGCTGCAAGCTGTGCGGCTGGGCAG GTGCTCAGATGAAGTCACCCGCCAGCTCCGGGCCACAGCTGCCCACAAGGTGGGGCGAGATGGGATTGTGGCCACAAGGCTCTGCACCCACCAGGATGACGTGGCCCTTACCAATGAGAGGCAGCTGCAGGAACTACCAG GCGAAGTACACAGCTTTGAGGCCATGGACAGTGACCCTCAGCAAGCCCGGACCCTGGATGCCCAGTGTCCTGTTAGCCAGCTCCTTCAGCTAAAGCTGGGGGCCCAG GTGATGCTGGTGAAGAACTTGGCAGTGTCTCGGGGCTTGGTGAATGGTGCCCGAGGGGTGGTAGTCGGGTTCGAGGCCGAGGGGAGAG GGCTGCCCCAGGTACGGTTCCTGTGTGGAGTCACCGAGGTCATCCGTGCTGACCGCTGGACGGTGCAGACCACTGGAGGCCAGCTCCTCAGCCGGCAGCAGCTGCCCTTGCAGCTGGCCTGGGCCATTTCCATTCACAAGAGCCAG ggcATGTCCCTGGATTGTGTGGAGATGTCTCTGGGCCGTGTGTTTGCCAGCGGCCAGGCCTACGTGGCCCTTTCCCGGGCCCGCAGCCTGCAGGGCCTCCGTGTGTTGGACTTTGACCCCATGGTGGTTCGCTGTGACCCCCGCGTGCTGAGCTTCTATGCTACCCTGTGGCGGGACAGGGCCCTCAGCCTG GAGTCCCCAGATGATGAAGAAGGAACCTCAGACCAGGAGAACATGGACCCGAACCTTTGA
- the PIF1 gene encoding ATP-dependent DNA helicase PIF1 isoform X3: protein MILYSQNLKVSSVLLLPAGRLFSTGSSECWHKPAEAAAMLSGTQAAAAECEDGELRCRVAVEELSPGGQPRRRQSLRTAELSLGRNERRELMLRLQAPGPAGRPRCFPVRAARLFTRFAAAGRSTLRFPADSTPRASAVQLLLSDCPPDRLRRFLHTLRLKLAAAPGPGPASARTQLLGPRPRDFISISPVQPEELRRAAATRVTDTTPVKRPTEPRAGAKPRTEVTRWPLPVKRLRLPPTKPELSKEQAAVLRAVLKGQSIFFTGSAGTGKSYLLKRILGSLPPTGTVATASTGVAACHIGGTTLHAFAGIGSGQAPLAQCVALAQRPGVRQGWLNCQRLVIDEISMVEADLFDKLEAVARAVRQQNKPFGGIQLIICGDFLQLPPVTKGSQLPQFCFQAKSWRRCVPVTLELTEVWRQTDKTFISLLQAVRLGRCSDEVTRQLRATAAHKVGRDGIVATRLCTHQDDVALTNERQLQELPGEVHSFEAMDSDPQQARTLDAQCPVSQLLQLKLGAQGCPRYGSCVESPRSSVLTAGRCRPLEASSSAGSSCPCSWPGPFPFTRARACPWIVWRCLWAVCLPAARPTWPFPGPAACRASVCWTLTPWWFAVTPAC from the exons ATGATTCTCTACTCCCAGAATTTGAAAGTTTCCAGTGTGCTACTACTGCCTGCAGGCCGACTTTTCTCAACTGGTTCGTCCGAGTGCTGGCACAA ACCTGCAGAGGCGGCGGCGATGCTTTCCGGCACCCAGGCAGCGGCCGCAGAATGCGAGGACGGAGAACTGCGGTGCCGTGTGGCAGTGGAGGAGCTGAGCCCCGGTGGGCAGCCGCGAAGGCGCCAGTCCCTACGCACCGCGGAGCTGAGCCTGGGTCGTAACGAGCGCCGCGAGTTGATGCTGAGGCTGCAGGCGCCCGGGCCCGCTGGGCGGCCGCGCTGCTTCCCCGTGCGCGCCGCGCGCCTCTTCACCCGCTTCGCTGCAGCCGGGCGCAGCACTCTGCGGTTCCCCGCCGACAGCACTCCCCGGGCCAGCGCCGTCCAGCTGCTGCTCTCCGATTGCCCCCCGGACCGCCTGCGCCGCTTCCTGCACACGCTGCGCCTCAAGCTGGCGGCGGCCCCGGGTCCCGGGCCGGCCTCCGCCCGCACGCAGCTGCTTGGCCCGCGGCCCCGCGACTTCATCAGCATCAGCCCCGTGCAGCCCGAGGAGTTGCGGCGTGCGGCGGCCACCCGGGTCACGGATACCACGCCGGTGAAGCGGCCCACGGAACCTCGGGCGGGAGCCAAGCCCCGCACC GAAGTCACAAGGTGGCCCCTGCCTGTGAAGAGGCTGAGATTGCCTCCCACCAAACCAGAGCTTTCCAAGGAACAGGCTGCTGTCCTGAGGGCTGTCCTGAAAGGCCAGAGCATTTTCTTCACTGGAAGTGCAG ggacggggaagtcttACCTGCTGAAGCGTATCCTGGGCTCACTGCCTCCCACAGGCACTGTGGCCACTGCCAGCACTGGGGTGGCAGCCTGCCACATCGGGGGTACTACCCTCCATGCCTTTGCAG GTATTGGCTcgggccaggctcccctggcccagTGTGTGGCCCTGGCCCAGCGGCCCGGTGTGCGGCAGGGTTGGCTGAACTGCCAGCGGCTAGTCATTGATGAGATCTCCATGGTGGAAGCGGACCTGTTTGACAAGCTGGAGGCCGTGGCCAG AGCTGTCCGGCAGCAGAATAAGCCATTCGGAGGGATCCAGCTCATCATCTGTGGGGACTTCCTGCAGCTGCCACCTGTAACCAAGGGATCCCAGCTCCCGCAGTTCTGCTTCCAG GCCAAGAGCTGGAGGAGGTGTGTCCCAGTGACCCTGGAACTGACTGAGGTGTGGAGGCAAACAGACAAGACCTTCATCTCTCTGCTGCAAGCTGTGCGGCTGGGCAG GTGCTCAGATGAAGTCACCCGCCAGCTCCGGGCCACAGCTGCCCACAAGGTGGGGCGAGATGGGATTGTGGCCACAAGGCTCTGCACCCACCAGGATGACGTGGCCCTTACCAATGAGAGGCAGCTGCAGGAACTACCAG GCGAAGTACACAGCTTTGAGGCCATGGACAGTGACCCTCAGCAAGCCCGGACCCTGGATGCCCAGTGTCCTGTTAGCCAGCTCCTTCAGCTAAAGCTGGGGGCCCAG GGCTGCCCCAGGTACGGTTCCTGTGTGGAGTCACCGAGGTCATCCGTGCTGACCGCTGGACGGTGCAGACCACTGGAGGCCAGCTCCTCAGCCGGCAGCAGCTGCCCTTGCAGCTGGCCTGGGCCATTTCCATTCACAAGAGCCAG ggcATGTCCCTGGATTGTGTGGAGATGTCTCTGGGCCGTGTGTTTGCCAGCGGCCAGGCCTACGTGGCCCTTTCCCGGGCCCGCAGCCTGCAGGGCCTCCGTGTGTTGGACTTTGACCCCATGGTGGTTCGCTGTGACCCCCGCGTGCTGA